The following coding sequences are from one Dreissena polymorpha isolate Duluth1 chromosome 8, UMN_Dpol_1.0, whole genome shotgun sequence window:
- the LOC127841628 gene encoding uncharacterized protein LOC127841628 translates to MLLLHIWSFIVGIGAYIVDAASLPEGHVAIDKPSEVLAHSSSDTISSTSSRTTNIVPPTVSASITMTTSNLIEVTSRASSGTNETTKAFLSTISSSITYLPNEVNEVSLSIGEQPVAERIFDRNTLVPSDVDKLSTASQIGIGLGALCIFVIIGIVGVYVCYKRMRTSPKDSDKKSQSGYEDTTLDSTLDISGAAASYNDERNSRSLPTAADDDCVYAIPNKRRRKDGITKDDDRDGTRINGMITGFDMIINNERIERESTRHYDVTTLYRVYQSTDANDYGYNVASINPHTRMDISNDYDKLN, encoded by the exons ATGCTTTTATTACATATATGGAGCTTTATTGTAGGCATTGGAGCATACATTGTTGATG cTGCAAGTTTACCAGAAGGACACGTGGCGATTG ATAAACCAAGTGAGGTTTTGGCGCATTCGTCTTCGGATACGATCTCAAGCACTTCTAGCAGGACGACAAATATTGTACCACCTACTGTGTCTGCATCAATCACTATGACTACAAGCAACCTAATCGAAGTCACCTCGCGCGCATCTTCGGGGACGAACGAAACGACCAAGGCGTTTTTATCGACTATCTCTTCGTCAATCACATATTTACCAAACGAGGTAAACGAAGTCAGCTTGAGTATCGGTGAGCAGCCTGTGGCGGAACGTATTTTCGACAGAAATACTTTAGTCCCATCAGATGTCGATAAACTATCTACAG CCTCTCAGATCGGCATCGGATTGGGCGCACTGTGTATTTTCGTCATAATTGGTATTGTTGGTGTCTACGTTTGCTATAAAAG aaTGAGGACATCTCCCAAGGACTCTGATAAAAAGTCACAATCTGGTTATGAAGACACTACTTTAGATAGCACATTGGACATAAGTGGAGCAGCCGCCTCATACAATGATGAACGGAATTCTCGGTCATTACCGACGGCCGCAGATGATGATTGCGTGTACGCAATTCCAAACAAAAGGCGGAGGAAAGACGGCATTACCAAAGATGATGATAGGGATGGCACACGAATCAATGGCATGATCACTGGATTTGATATGATTATAAACAACGAACGAATCGAACGCGAAAGTACTAGGCACTACGACGTGACGACCCTCTATAGGGTTTATCAAAGCACTGATGCCAACGATTATGGCTACAATGTGGCATCGATCAATCCACATACGCGGATGGATATTTCTAATGACTATGATAAACTCAATTAA